TGATGGTCATTGGTAGAAGCTTCAAACTCCCTAAGGATAAAGAGATTTTGCAAGGTGGAAGGCCAGGTTTTGATGATGATTTCTTTGCCAATGGGAGGCCGATTATAGATTTTTAGATGATATCTTGAAATGACCCAGGATTTTCCTTCAGTGAAGAGATCAAATACGGATAAACCCCACTCAAAAGCATGCATCCCCGAGGCATCTTGCATGTAGTTCATGAGGGAAGAGGGTTTGGCATAACCAAAAGGATCAGCATCATAGGTGGTTACCTTGTAGGAGCCTGTATAAATTTTATTTTTTTTGATTTCCGTTTTCATTTCGTCCTACTTTAGTCAGTCTGGTTTTTAAAATTTTTTAAAAATATTGTTTTTAATTCATTGAGTATTTTTTCTTCAGAAAGAGGTAGGTTTGTTTGCTCTTCTAAACTAGTCATGATGGACCTATTAAAACCACAGGGATTCATTCCTCTATAGGCATGGATATCTTTATAAATGTTAATGGCGGCCCCATGATAAGTAACCCATTTCTTAACTGCGATTCCCAATGAGGCTATTTTTTGGTTGTTGATCCAAACGCCTGTTTGTTCTTTTTCTTCTAACAAATCATGCTGCAAGGACTTCCCCACGGCAGAGAGGTGATACAGCGCTAAAAATTCAATAATTGAGTTTTCTAGGACGCGTAAAAAAGCGACCACATCTTGGGTTGGTATGGCTGTTCTTTTGGTTTTTAAACTGAGCAGGGGATAGATAACTAATTGGCTAGGGCCATGGTAGGTGGCTCGGCCCCCACGGCTTACTTCGATGGTTTCCCCGTCCCAGGCAAAGACATCCCCAGGTTTGGTCGAGCGGCCTAAGGTAACGATTTCTGGATGCTTGCAGAATATAATGAAACTTGTATCAGGATTTTGACTTATAGATTCAACCCTTTCGAGTTGTTTAGTTAAGCTTTCTTGATAGTCTATAGTTCCCCAGTTTTCAAATTGGATATGTGAAGATTTATTCATCAATTTGGGTAAAAAAGTATCCTCGATCATAAGTATTTGTAGTCAAAATTTCAGTATTTGTAAATATATGAAAATAATACTGTGCAAATGAAAGACAATATATAATCATTGCTAATTCGGGTAGTTTCGTAAGATGGCAAAAAAGCAATTTGAATGGCTCATGATTATGAGTCAACTCCTAGCGCAGTTATCAGACAGAATGACGAGTCTGGGATTGATTTGGTTTATTACCACTCAGTACGGAGAAGGGTGGTTAACCTGGTATCTGGTCGTTGGAGGACTCCCTCATTTACTTTTAGCCGGTTTTTCAGGGCGTTGGATCCAAAAAATAGGAGCTTTAAGGACCATTGTCCTTTCTGATTTTTGGAGGGCTATTTTATTTGGAGTGAGTGCCTATTTTTTTTCAGAAACTCCATCTACAACTAGTTTGTATCTGATTATTTCTATTATTTTCACGGCAAATATCTTTTCAGCATTTTTTAATCCAGCCATTTTGACCTTGCCGATAGAACTAGAGGAAGAAGATCAGATTCAAAGGTTAACGGCAAGGTTGACAACAATTACTTCTTTGACGACCATGATAGGTCCTATTTTTGGACTCATTTGTTTTAATCGATTTGGAATCAAAGGTTTATTTTTCACTTCATTTTTATCTTATTTGATTTCAGGTGGCTGTGCTTTTCGGTTAACAAAGTTTTTTAAATCCAATGAAAAAGAAAAAAACAAGATTTCTTCGAAAACTATCTCTTTAAAGCCTGTCTCCTTGATGGCGAGCTTAAGAAAAAACAAACTGATTGCGACCATGCTTTGGGTATTTTTATTTATGAATTTATTTTTAAGCCCTCTTCAGGTTTTGTTACCTGTGATGGCTAAAAATATTTTTAATAATTCTTTTAACTCATTGGCTTATATGGAAGTTGTTTTTGGAACGGGAATTGTACTTGGCGGTATCCTACTGAGTCTTTTTACCATAAAGAAAAAAGAGTTACTATGGGTCTGGGGCTTGTTACTATTCTTTTCTTCGAGTTATGTGCTTTTCAATTTTCAAGATAAATTAATATTGAATTTATTTTTTTTGCTGATGATGGGTGTCAGCTTAGGTCTGGTGAATGTATTGATTATTCATTTATTTCAGGAGAGACCTTTGCCAGAGGATGTTCCTAATGTCATGAGCTTAACCAATTTGATCAGCACGGCCAGTGTGCCATTTTCCTTAACCATGTTGGCTTTTCTTCAAACCTATATACGTGTTGAAAAGTTGGGAATCTTAAGTTCCGTGGGTCTTATGGTGATGGTCTTGCTTGCTTACTTTCCATTTCAAAAATGGGGAAAGGATGTTTTTAAATGAAAAAAGGCGATTCAATCATGAAAAAAGGCGATTCAATACTTCTCAGTGAGGACTTGCGAATGAGATCAGCGGAAGTAGGAGACATTCAAAATTTACTCACGCTGTATTTTACCATTTATGGTGGAAATTACCCTTTAACTTTGGGCACAGATCGTAAGGTGATGAAGGAAATTTTGTTAAACGATAACAACCTGTGGTTGGTTATTTTTGATGAAAAAAATCATCTCCTATGTGGATCTGCTGTATTTGAAGTGGATCCTCAGTACCGAATTGCTAGGGCCGAAGGCATTGTCGTCCATCCAGATTATCAAAATAAAGGCCTGGCCTCAAAGATGATTAACTATGGATCTGATTTATTACTTGAACATCAAAAATTAGTAAACTCCATTTATGCGACGACAAGAACTTTGAGTGTGGGACCGCAGTTGGCATTTATTAAAAATAATTATATTCCATTAGGAATTTTTCCAAATGCTCATCGCTTATCTAATTACGAGACTCTCACCTTGATGGCAAAACATAATCCCGAAGTTTTAAAAAAAAGAATTCCGGTTGAAGAAGCTCCTGAGTTACTGGGACCTATTTTTTCTGCGGTCGATAAATTTATTCCCTCAATGCATAAAGCACCGAAACTTTTAAAAATGGTTCGTCCTAAACCTTCAGGAGAGTATTTGGAATTCGAAATTATCCACGCTCCAGAATATGTAAAAAGAAAGTTTAGCTCTCAATTCACAGATCCCTTTGATCAATTTTTTCCCTTTCACACACCTAATTTGTTATTAAGTGCCAAAAATGGCGAAGTAGATATATATGGATACTTAAGTGAATCCGATGGCTATTGTGCCTTAATCACAGCGACAGAACCCTTTTACACCATGGCGGGAAGGCTTCGCCCCTTAATGCAGCAGTTGCATGATTTTGGTGTTTCTTATATTGAAATTTTAATGGCCATGGACAGCATTTTATCCCTAGAGACATTGCTGGATTTAAATTTTCTACCTTCTGCCATTTATCCTGCGATGCTGGAGTACAAGGATCAATTTATGGATTTAGTGTTACTTTCTAGATCCATGGAACCATTGAATTTTCGAGGGATACAAATTGAAAAATCTTTTAAACCCTATATCGACCAGTACATTCAATTATGGAAAAAAATGCATTTAGAAGTTTTGGGGGTTTTCAGTGAAAAATAGTTTAACAGAAAAGAACTCAGCAAAAAAGCCAGACCTTTTTCCACCAGATAGGGAACAATTAAAGAAAGTGTTTCAAATCTGCACTCAAGAAAATCCATATCAAGATAACCAGAATGAGGGTTTAGAATTTGTTTTAGCAATGAAAGAAGTTTTTTCTTGGCATTATGATCGTTCGTCTTTTTTTAAAGAATTTTTACAACAAAATAATTTTGACATCAAAGCATGGGATGGCTCCTTGGAAAAAATTCCTTTTATTCCAGCTGATTTTTTTAAATTTCATGAAGTGAAGTCGATTGAAGAAGATGAGGTTTTTTTACACCTGACTTCTTCTGGTACCACAGGACAAAAATCTCAGATCTTCTTTGATAAATGGAGTTTGGAATCGG
This genomic stretch from Deltaproteobacteria bacterium harbors:
- the lipB gene encoding lipoyl(octanoyl) transferase LipB, with protein sequence MMNKSSHIQFENWGTIDYQESLTKQLERVESISQNPDTSFIIFCKHPEIVTLGRSTKPGDVFAWDGETIEVSRGGRATYHGPSQLVIYPLLSLKTKRTAIPTQDVVAFLRVLENSIIEFLALYHLSAVGKSLQHDLLEEKEQTGVWINNQKIASLGIAVKKWVTYHGAAINIYKDIHAYRGMNPCGFNRSIMTSLEEQTNLPLSEEKILNELKTIFLKNFKNQTD
- a CDS encoding MFS transporter gives rise to the protein MAKKQFEWLMIMSQLLAQLSDRMTSLGLIWFITTQYGEGWLTWYLVVGGLPHLLLAGFSGRWIQKIGALRTIVLSDFWRAILFGVSAYFFSETPSTTSLYLIISIIFTANIFSAFFNPAILTLPIELEEEDQIQRLTARLTTITSLTTMIGPIFGLICFNRFGIKGLFFTSFLSYLISGGCAFRLTKFFKSNEKEKNKISSKTISLKPVSLMASLRKNKLIATMLWVFLFMNLFLSPLQVLLPVMAKNIFNNSFNSLAYMEVVFGTGIVLGGILLSLFTIKKKELLWVWGLLLFFSSSYVLFNFQDKLILNLFFLLMMGVSLGLVNVLIIHLFQERPLPEDVPNVMSLTNLISTASVPFSLTMLAFLQTYIRVEKLGILSSVGLMVMVLLAYFPFQKWGKDVFK
- a CDS encoding GNAT family N-acetyltransferase, giving the protein MKKGDSIMKKGDSILLSEDLRMRSAEVGDIQNLLTLYFTIYGGNYPLTLGTDRKVMKEILLNDNNLWLVIFDEKNHLLCGSAVFEVDPQYRIARAEGIVVHPDYQNKGLASKMINYGSDLLLEHQKLVNSIYATTRTLSVGPQLAFIKNNYIPLGIFPNAHRLSNYETLTLMAKHNPEVLKKRIPVEEAPELLGPIFSAVDKFIPSMHKAPKLLKMVRPKPSGEYLEFEIIHAPEYVKRKFSSQFTDPFDQFFPFHTPNLLLSAKNGEVDIYGYLSESDGYCALITATEPFYTMAGRLRPLMQQLHDFGVSYIEILMAMDSILSLETLLDLNFLPSAIYPAMLEYKDQFMDLVLLSRSMEPLNFRGIQIEKSFKPYIDQYIQLWKKMHLEVLGVFSEK